Proteins encoded by one window of Hafnia alvei:
- a CDS encoding NAD-dependent succinate-semialdehyde dehydrogenase: protein MPYQTINPYTDKLIKEYPQHDDKYVESALATAHKLYKSDWAQGDISQRLNVLSKLSELFTQHEEELAKTISQEMGKLIEQSRGEVKICAAIAQYYADNAKAFLKPVKYPSSLGDAWVEHHPIGIIMAVEPWNFPFYQLMRVLAPNMAVGNSVMVKHASIVPHCAETFERMVSQAGAPKGAYTNLFISQDQVASIIDDDRVSGVALTGSEQAGSVVAAQAAKNLKKSTMELGGNDVFVVLDDCDLDKAIKVGAQARLQNAGQVCTAAKRFIIHEKIADKFLAGFTKELESVKMGDPLDPSTTLGPLSSKSALQNLVKQVDKAVKNGAKATLGGKTVDKQGYFYPPTILTDIKRDNPAYFEEFFGPVAMVFVVKSDDEAISLANDSHYGLGGAIFTGNIERGKKMASRIETGMVFINTLSGTAPELPFGGVKRSGYGHELADLGIKEFTNQKLVVVA, encoded by the coding sequence ATGCCATACCAGACAATCAACCCTTATACCGACAAACTCATCAAAGAATATCCGCAGCACGACGATAAATATGTCGAATCCGCTTTAGCAACCGCGCACAAACTCTATAAATCAGACTGGGCACAAGGCGATATATCTCAACGTCTTAACGTTCTTAGCAAGCTGTCTGAGCTATTTACCCAACACGAGGAAGAACTGGCAAAAACGATCAGCCAAGAAATGGGTAAACTGATTGAACAGAGCCGTGGGGAAGTTAAGATTTGCGCCGCAATCGCCCAATATTATGCAGATAACGCTAAAGCGTTCCTCAAACCGGTCAAATACCCTTCATCACTCGGTGACGCATGGGTTGAACATCATCCCATTGGCATCATCATGGCCGTTGAGCCTTGGAATTTCCCGTTCTACCAGCTTATGCGTGTATTAGCCCCGAATATGGCCGTTGGTAACAGCGTGATGGTGAAACACGCTAGCATCGTCCCCCACTGCGCAGAAACCTTCGAACGGATGGTCTCTCAGGCTGGTGCCCCTAAAGGTGCCTATACCAATCTGTTCATCTCTCAGGATCAAGTTGCCAGCATTATCGATGACGATCGTGTCAGCGGCGTTGCGCTTACCGGTTCCGAACAAGCGGGTAGCGTGGTGGCTGCACAGGCGGCCAAGAACCTTAAAAAATCCACCATGGAACTTGGTGGGAATGACGTATTTGTGGTTCTTGATGATTGCGACCTCGACAAGGCGATAAAAGTAGGCGCTCAGGCTCGCCTGCAAAATGCGGGTCAGGTGTGTACCGCTGCCAAACGCTTTATTATTCATGAAAAGATTGCTGATAAGTTTCTTGCTGGTTTTACCAAAGAGCTGGAATCTGTAAAAATGGGCGATCCACTCGATCCGAGCACTACATTGGGGCCGTTGTCGTCTAAAAGCGCATTGCAGAACTTGGTTAAGCAGGTTGATAAAGCAGTCAAAAACGGCGCAAAAGCCACGTTAGGCGGCAAGACGGTGGATAAACAAGGCTATTTCTATCCACCAACAATCCTCACAGACATCAAGCGTGATAACCCAGCCTATTTCGAAGAGTTCTTTGGCCCAGTCGCCATGGTATTCGTTGTGAAGAGTGACGATGAAGCCATCAGCTTGGCGAACGATTCACACTACGGGCTGGGTGGTGCCATCTTCACGGGCAACATTGAACGCGGCAAAAAAATGGCCTCACGCATTGAAACCGGCATGGTATTTATCAATACCTTGAGCGGTACTGCGCCAGAACTGCCGTTTGGTGGTGTAAAACGTTCAGGCTATGGTCACGAGCTAGCCGATCTTGGGATTAAAGAGTTCACGAACCAAAAACTGGTGGTTGTGGCTTAA
- the cysS gene encoding cysteine--tRNA ligase yields MLKIFNTLSRQKEEFKPIHAGEVGMYVCGVTIYDLCHIGHGRTFVSFDVVARYLRYLGYNLKYVRNVTDVDDKIIKRAVENGETCEQLTERMLAEMHKDFDSLNIARPDLEPRATHHIPEIIEIVELLIERGHAYIASNGDVMFAVDTDPDYGLLSRQDLDQLQAGARVEIADVKRNPMDFVLWKMSKPGEPNWESPWGPGRPGWHIECSAMNCKQLGAHFDIHGGGSDLMFPHHENEIAQSSCAHDGPYVNYWMHSGMVMIDREKMSKSLGNFFTIRDVLQHYDAETVRYFLMSGHYRSQLNYSEENLKQARAALERLYTALRGTDPHAEPAGGNVFEARFREAMDDDFNTPEAYSALFDLAREVNRLKSEDMALANAMAAELRKLAKILGLLEQDPEVFLQSGAQGDDGDVAKIEALIKQRNDARAAKDWAMADSARDQLNELGIVLEDGPQGTTWRRK; encoded by the coding sequence ATGCTAAAGATTTTTAACACACTCAGTCGTCAAAAAGAGGAATTCAAACCTATTCACGCCGGTGAAGTCGGTATGTATGTGTGTGGGGTAACCATTTACGATCTGTGTCACATCGGTCATGGTCGTACATTCGTTTCTTTTGATGTGGTGGCGCGTTATCTACGCTATTTAGGCTACAACCTTAAATATGTGCGCAACGTGACGGACGTAGATGACAAAATCATCAAGCGTGCGGTGGAGAATGGCGAAACCTGCGAGCAGTTGACCGAGCGTATGCTGGCGGAAATGCATAAAGATTTCGACTCGCTGAATATCGCGCGTCCCGATCTTGAGCCACGTGCGACGCACCATATTCCTGAGATTATTGAAATCGTAGAATTGCTGATTGAGCGCGGCCACGCTTACATTGCCAGCAACGGCGATGTGATGTTTGCTGTGGATACCGATCCGGACTATGGCTTGCTGTCTCGACAGGATCTGGATCAGCTGCAGGCAGGCGCTCGCGTTGAAATTGCCGACGTGAAACGCAATCCGATGGACTTCGTTCTGTGGAAAATGTCGAAACCGGGTGAGCCAAACTGGGAGTCTCCTTGGGGCCCTGGTCGTCCTGGATGGCATATTGAATGTTCAGCCATGAACTGCAAACAGTTGGGTGCACATTTCGATATTCACGGTGGTGGTTCTGACCTGATGTTCCCGCACCACGAGAATGAAATTGCGCAATCAAGCTGTGCACACGACGGTCCCTATGTGAACTACTGGATGCACTCCGGTATGGTGATGATTGACCGCGAGAAGATGTCGAAATCGCTGGGCAACTTCTTCACTATTCGTGATGTGTTGCAGCACTATGATGCTGAAACCGTGCGTTACTTCCTGATGTCAGGCCACTATCGTAGCCAACTGAACTATAGCGAAGAGAACCTGAAGCAAGCACGTGCTGCATTGGAACGTCTGTATACTGCGCTGCGTGGCACAGATCCTCACGCTGAGCCAGCCGGTGGCAACGTCTTTGAAGCCCGTTTCCGTGAAGCGATGGACGACGATTTCAACACGCCAGAAGCTTATTCTGCGCTGTTTGATTTGGCGCGTGAAGTTAATCGCCTGAAATCAGAAGATATGGCGCTGGCTAATGCCATGGCGGCAGAGCTACGTAAGCTAGCGAAAATCCTTGGCCTGCTGGAGCAAGATCCTGAAGTATTCTTGCAAAGCGGTGCGCAAGGTGACGATGGTGATGTGGCCAAAATTGAAGCGTTGATCAAGCAGCGTAACGATGCTCGTGCGGCAAAAGATTGGGCGATGGCCGATTCGGCGCGCGATCAACTGAATGAGCTAGGTATTGTGCTCGAAGACGGCCCGCAGGGGACGACTTGGCGTCGTAAGTAA
- the ybcJ gene encoding ribosome-associated protein YbcJ, with translation MEIFHLENHPHVELCDLLKLQGWNDSGAAAKNAIADGYVKVDGKIETRKRCKILDGQTVTYNGQSVQVKA, from the coding sequence ATGGAAATCTTCCATCTGGAAAACCATCCGCACGTTGAACTGTGCGATCTGCTGAAACTGCAAGGCTGGAATGACAGCGGCGCGGCGGCAAAAAACGCCATTGCTGACGGCTATGTGAAAGTTGATGGGAAGATCGAAACCCGCAAACGCTGCAAAATTCTTGACGGCCAGACGGTGACTTATAACGGTCAGAGCGTGCAGGTCAAAGCGTAA
- the ppiB gene encoding peptidylprolyl isomerase B, translating to MVTFHTNHGDIVIKTFDDKAPATVANFLEYCREGFYDNTIFHRVINSFMIQGGGFEPGMKQKETKAPIKNEANNGLKNTRGTLAMARTNDPHSATAQFFINVVDNDFLNFRSERPDGWGYAVFAEVVEGLDVVDKIKAVSTGRSGMHQDVPREDVIIKSVTVSE from the coding sequence ATGGTTACTTTCCACACCAACCACGGTGACATCGTCATCAAAACTTTTGACGACAAAGCACCGGCTACCGTTGCCAACTTCCTGGAATATTGCCGTGAAGGTTTCTACGACAACACCATCTTCCACCGTGTTATCAACAGCTTCATGATTCAGGGCGGCGGCTTCGAACCTGGCATGAAACAAAAAGAAACTAAAGCTCCAATCAAAAACGAAGCAAACAACGGCTTGAAAAACACCCGTGGCACGCTAGCAATGGCGCGTACCAACGACCCACATTCAGCAACTGCGCAGTTCTTCATTAACGTGGTTGATAACGATTTCCTGAACTTCCGTTCAGAACGTCCAGACGGTTGGGGCTATGCAGTCTTTGCCGAAGTCGTTGAAGGCTTAGACGTAGTAGACAAAATCAAAGCAGTCTCTACTGGCCGTAGCGGCATGCACCAAGATGTTCCACGTGAAGACGTGATCATCAAAAGCGTCACCGTAAGCGAATAA